Within the Defluviitalea raffinosedens genome, the region GATTCCGCATCTCAAGGGTAATCCGTCGATAGCCATATCGACCTTGATGCTCATGGTAAATCGCCGTGATCTCATCTTTTTCGATACGGTACTTGTCAGGCCGCTGAGCACGCTTCAAATAATAGTAATATGTACTTCTGGCAACACCAGCTAATTTAAGTAATGCTTCAAGCGGATATTTCTGCCTTAATTCAGAAATGACAGCTACTTTTTCTTCTGTTCTGACTTTTCCCGCTCTTGAATTAAGGCATTCAATTTTTTTAGATATTCATTCTCCATGCGAAGACGCTGAACTTCAGCAAGAAGATCCTCATTTTCTTTGATATCTTTCTTATCTTTCCTTGGCTTTTTTGTGCTCATTTTCCGTGACCGACCTCGCCGTTCTTCGTAAAGTGCTTCTTTTCCCTCTTCATAATAAGTACGTTCCCATTTTGATACTGTTGTTGGACTTTGAACTCCAAAAAGTGCTGCAGTTGATCTTATAGACAAAGAGTTCTGATGCATATATTCTACAACATGAATTTTGAACTCTCCACTAAAAGTTCTGCGGGCATTAATAAGCTGGTCTATTCCACCGTTTTTGTAGAGAGCAACCCAGTTTTTAATTATTGACGGGTTAATTCCATATTTAGCAGCTAAAGCACGATAGCCACCTGTATGACCGTCTAAATACTCACTTACAATTGCCAACTTAAACTCATCAGAATATTTCTTTTTCCCTGACATTCGAAAACCCCTTTCATTAGTATTTTGTCTAACGAAAGGGGTTCACTTCATTTTAGGTTAGTGTGTTTTTTATTTAATATTATTGTTAAAAAGCTATATGGATATTAAAATAAAAACGCTTAATGAAAAATATCACATCGAGGATGGATGAAATTATGGAAGTGTTTGTAAGAGAATATCAAGACAAAGATATACCATCTATGATTGCGATTTGGAATGAGATTGTGGAAGAAGGAAATGCATTTCCTCAAACAGATAAACTGGCTTTTGATGAGGCAAAAAGATTTTTTTGATCTCAAACCTATACAGGCGTAGCTTTAGATGGAAATGAAGTCCTTGGATTATATATTTTACATCCTAATAATTTAAAATTCTACAGTTTAATGCTGTAGTTTCTACAAATACAGTTGCAATTCGTTTATATGAAAAATAGGTTTTCATAGATTAGGTGTCATTCCTGGAGGATATTTGCTTAAAGACGGCAGTTACACAGATATAATTTTGTATTATATTGAGTTATAA harbors:
- a CDS encoding IS3 family transposase, with product MKRAQRPDKYRIEKDEITAIYHEHQGRYGYRRITLEMRN
- a CDS encoding helix-turn-helix domain-containing protein, whose translation is MSGKKKYSDEFKLAIVSEYLDGHTGGYRALAAKYGINPSIIKNWVALYKNGGIDQLINARRTFSGEFKIHVVEYMHQNSLSIRSTAALFGVQSPTTVSKWERTYYEEGKEALYEERRGRSRKMSTKKPRKDKKDIKENEDLLAEVQRLRMENEYLKKLNALIQEREKSEQKKK